One window of the Puntigrus tetrazona isolate hp1 chromosome 13, ASM1883169v1, whole genome shotgun sequence genome contains the following:
- the LOC122356348 gene encoding cytochrome P450 1B1 gives MMNFPAVLGDFIQLSARSVLLSLVVCLMLMFWRRSGRQQLPGPFSWPVIGNAAQLGNSPHFYFTRMAQRYGDVFQIKLGNRHVVVLNGDAIKEALIKKAVDFAGRPDFASFRVVSNGKSMAFGNYSQWWKLHRKIAHSTVRNFSTANIHTKQTFEKHIVCEIGELIRLFLNKTSEQRYFEPHRYLVVSVANTMSAVCFGNRYSYDDEEFQQVVGRNDQFTKTVGAGSIVDVMPWLQYFPNPIKTLFNQFKVLNEEFNEFINSKVAEHRKTLLLSLVRDMTDAFIVALDKGLSGGPGVFLDEEYVPPTIADIFGASQDTLSTALQWIILLLVRYPEIQKRLQKDVDQIADRSRLPTIADQPHLPYVMAFIYEVMRFTSFIPVTIPHSTTTDTSINGYPIPKDTVIFVNQWSLNHDPTKWDQPEVFNPQRFLFEDGALNKDLTANVLIFSVGKRRCIGEDVSKIQLFLFTSLLVHQCNFTAETTPSMDYAYGLTLKPRPFKVSVTLRDSTELLESLVGTTQTPTQERQRP, from the exons ATGATGAATTTCCCGGCGGTTCTGGGGGATTTCATTCAGCTGTCAGCGCGTAGCGTTTTACTGTCGCTGGTGGTGTGTTTAATGCTCATGTTCTGGCGTCGTTCCGGTCGGCAGCAGTTACCGGGCCCGTTCTCTTGGCCGGTCATCGGCAACGCGGCTCAGCTCGGTAACTCGCCCCACTTTTACTTCACCCGGATGGCTCAGAGATACGGCGACGTGTTTCAGATCAAGCTGGGCAACCGGCACGTGGTGGTTCTGAACGGAGACGCAATTAAAGAGGCGCTGATTAAAAAAGCTGTCGATTTCGCCGGCAGACCCGATTTCGCCTCGTTCCGGGTCGTGTCCAACGGGAAAAGCATGGCGTTCGGTAACTACAGCCAGTGGTGGAAACTGCATCGGAAGATCGCGCACAGCACCGTGAGAAACTTTTCCACGGCCAACATCCACACCAAGCAGACCTTCGAGAAGCACATCGTGTGCGAGATCGGAGAGCTCATCCGCTTGTTTCTGAATAAAACCAGCGAGCAGCGGTACTTCGAGCCTCACCGGTATTTGGTGGTGTCTGTGGCGAACACGATGAGCGCCGTTTGCTTCGGGAACCGGTACTCGTACGACGACGAGGAATTCCAGCAGGTGGTGGGCAGAAATGATCAATTCACCAAGACAGTCGGAGCTGGGAGCATCGTGGATGTGATGCCCTGGCTGCAGTACTTCCCAAACCCGATCAAAACGCTGTTTAACCAGTTTAAAGTGCTCAACGAGGAGTTTAACGAATTCATTAACTCCAAAGTGGCGGAGCACCGCAAGACTCTTTTGCTGAGCCTCGTCCGTGACATGACCGATGCGTTCATCGTTGCTCTGGATAAAGGGCTGTCAGGGGGCCCGGGGGTCTTTCTGGATGAAGAATACGTGCCACCGACCATCGCAGACATTTTTGGGGCCAGTCAAGACACTCTATCTACAGCTCTACAGTGGATCATTCTGTTACTAGTCAG GTATCCAGAGATCCAGAAACGCCTTCAAAAGGACGTTGACCAAATAGCGGATCGCAGTCGCCTTCCAACCATTGCAGACCAGCCCCATCTTCCATACGTCATGGCTTTCATCTACGAAGTCATGCGATTCACCTCGTTCATCCCTGTAACAATTCCCCACAGCACGACCACGGACACGTCCATCAACGGCTATCCCATTCCTAAAGACACCGTCATTTTTGTCAACCAGTGGTCTTTGAACCACGACCCGACCAAATGGGACCAACCAGAGGTATTTAACCCGCAGCGCTTCCTGTTTGAGGACGGCGCTCTCAACAAAGACCTAACCGCCAACGTGCTGATCTTCTCCGTGGGGAAGCGTAGATGCATTGGAGAAGACGTGTCCAAGATACAGCTTTTCCTCTTCACGTCCTTGCTGGTCCATCAGTGTAATTTTACAGCAGAAACTACTCCCAGCATGGACTATGCGTATGGGCTCACGCTTAAACCCAGACCCTTTAAAGTTTCCGTCACGCTCCGTGACAGCACAGAACTGCTCGAGAGCTTGGTAGGAACAACTCAGACTCCTAcacaagagagacagagacctTAA